GTAAAATCGAAACTATCCCTGGTCAACACGGCGCTCGTCGCGGTCGTTTGTCTGACTATGGTGTTCAGCTTCGTGAAAAACAAAAAGTTCGTCGTATTTACGGTGTGCTTGAAAAACAATTCAGTAACTACTATAAAGCTGCTGCTCGTATTAAAGGCAACACAGGTGAAAACTTGTTACAGCTTTTAGAACAGCGTCTTGACAATGTTGTTTACCGCATGGGATTTGCTAGTACACGTGCAGAAGCTCGTCAACTAGTAAGCCACAAAGCTATCGTGGTAAATGGCGGTGTAGTGAATATTCCATCTTTCAATGTTAAAGCAGAAGATGTGGTTTCAATTCGTGAGAAGTCTAAAACTCAAGCGCGTATAATCGCTGCTTTAGAATTAGCTGAACAACGCGAGAAGCCAGTCTGGGTTGAAGTAGATAACAAGAAAATGGAAGGTGTATTTAAACGCGTTCCAGATCGTTCAGATTTATCTGCCGAAATTAATGAACAGTTGATTGTCGAGCTTTACTCTAAGTAAAGCTGAATTTTAAGAGAGGACATAATGCAGGGTTCTGTAACCGAATTCTTAAGACCACGATTGGTTGGTATCGAAAACGTTAGTACTACACGTGCTAAGGTAACTTTGGAGCCATTAGAACGTGGTTTTGGTCACACTTTAGGTAATGCGTTACGCCGCATTTTACTATCTTCAATGCCAGGTTGTGCTGTAACTGAAGTTGAAATTGATGGTGTATTACACGAGTACAGTAGTAAAGAAGGTGTTCAAGAAGACATCATCGAAATACTGTTGAACCTTAAAGGGCTTGCAGTTGGTTTAGAAGGTAAAAATGAAGCCGTTCTTACCATCACTAAGTCTGGTGAAGGCCCTGTTACGGCTGCTGATATTCAACATGATGGCGATGTAACTATCGCTAATCCTGAGCACATTATCTGTCATTTGACAGGTGATGGGTCAATCAGCATGCGTATCAAGATTGAAATGGGACGTGGTTACGTACCTGCTTCAATTCGTCGCGAAGCCGAAGATGAAGACAGAGCAATTGGCCGTTTATTGGTTGATGCTTCATTCAGTCCTGTTGAAAGAATTGCTTATGATGTAGATTCTGCGCGTGTTGAACAGCGCACGGATTTAGATAAGCTAGTTATTGATATGGAAACTAACGGTACGTTAGACCCTGAAGAAGCAATCCGTCGCGCATCAACTATTCTAGCTGAACAGCTAGATGCATTTGTTGAATTACGTGATGTGACTGAAGTGGAACAAAAAGAAGAGAAACCTCTATTTGATCCAATCTTACTTCGTCCTGTTGATGACTTAGAATTAACTGTTCGTTCAGCGAACTGTTTGAAAGCAGAAGCAATTCAGTATATCGGTGATTTAGTACAGCGTGCAGAAGTTGAACTTCTTAAAACACCTAATTTAGGTAAGAAGTCTTTAACGGAAATCAAAGACGTATTAGCGTCTCGCGGTTTATCTTTAGGTATGCGCCTAGAGAACTGGCCGCCTGAAAGCATTGCTGATAACGACTAAATCGATATCATCGTTAACATATAGTAGAGATAAGGATTAACTTATGCGCCATCGTAAAAGCGGTCGCCAGTTAAACCGTAATAGCAGTCATCGTCAAGCGATGTTCCGCAATATGGCAAGCTCTTTAGTTAAACATGGCGTTATTAAAACGACTGTTGCTAAAGCAAAAGAACTACGTCGCGTAGTTGAGCCATTAATTACATTGGCTAAAACTGACAGTGTTGCAAATCGCCGTTTAGCGTTTGCTCGTACACGTGACCAAGAAGTAGTTGGTATTTTATTTAATGAACTTGGTGAACGTTACCAAGAACGTCCAGGCGGTTACACTCGCATTTTAAAATGTGGTTACCGTACTGGTGATAAAGCACCAATGGCTTATGTTGAGCTAGTAGACCGTCCAGCAGTTGAAGAAGCTGCGGAAGTTGTTGAAGAAGCAAATACAGAAGCTTAATCGTAAAGATTAAAATGTTTAAAAAACGGAGCTCAGGCTCCGTTTTTTTATGCCTGCTTTTTGCATTTTTTTAAATGTTTTCTCTAATCTTAGATATTTTCTCTTCTGAATATCGTCTGATTGATAAGAGAGTTTCTAATTAGGTTATGTAAAGAATTACAATCGCCTGGGATGGTACTAGGTCTAGTGTGGGTAAATTATGATGTTTATTTTTCTACGAGCTTGAACTCAACCTGAAATAATCATATAAACAAATGCATCTTTTTAAAAAGTGAGACAACATGTCATCTCGTAATCCAATTATTGCCGTAACAGGCTCTTCTGGCGCAGGCACCTCGACTACGACAGAATCTTTCGAGCATATCTTCAGGACGTTGGGAATAACCTCTGCCAAAGTCGAAGGGGATAGTTTTCACCGCTTTTCCCGACAAGAAATGGATCTAGAAAAGCGTAAAGCACGAGATGATGGTAAAAATATTAGCTATTTTGGTGATCAAGCTAATGATTTTGATGCCTTAGAAACCTTGTTCAACGATTATTCTGAAACAGGCAAAGGTAAAATGCGCCGTTATCTTCATACATTTGACGAAGCTGTTCCTTATAATCAGATGCCCGGTACTTTTACACCTTGGGAAGACTTAGGTGAAGGAACTGATTTATTATTCTATGAAGGCCTTCATGGAGGTGTTGTTACGGAAAAGAATGATGTTGCTAAACATGTCGATTTACTCATTGGCATGGTACCAATCGTAAACCTTGAGTGGATTCAAAAGATCATAAGAGACACTAATCAAAGAGGTCATAGTCGTGAAGCGGTTACAGCTAGTATTGTACGATCAATGGAAGACTACATTTCATTCATCACACCACAGTTTTCGCGTACACATGTTAATTTTCAGCGGGTTCCTACCGTAGATACATCGAATCCTTTTAGCGCTAAAGCGATCCCGACTCTAGATGAAAGTTTCGTTGTTATTCGATTCAGAGATTCAACAAACGTAGATTTTCCGTATTATTTGAGCATGATTGATGGTGCGTTTATGTCTCGTGTTAATACCTTGGTTGTACCAGGCGGTAAAATGGGTTTAGCTATGGAGTTAATACTAACGCCGTTGATAAGAAATTTAATGAATAAGAAAGCTGAAGCCAACAAGCAAATCGATTGGATGTCCGATCTTTAGTGATTAAAACATGCATTTTTATTAGTTTGCTTTTATTCTCATCTATTGCGATGGGTAAGAGCGCTTTAATAACCAATATTACTAAAACCGAAGTAGGTGATTGGTTTCTTGAGTACCAAAGCGTCGAACCAGTAAAAAGCATACAGCTTGCAATAACACCTGATCGATCACGGGCGTCGCGTTGGCGCCTGACGGACAATCAGTTTTTACTTATCCAGATCAATGGTAGAGACATAATTACTAGAAGGGACAATAAAGCATTCTCTCAAGTGTCATTAAAGCTCACCCCCACGTATATCCATTTACATAAATATTACGCGCCCTTTTCCCCATATTCTAATGGCGGTATGCTCATTCACAGCGCTCGTTTTTTTGCCTGCGCAAATATCTGTAGCGACTATGAAAACAGTTGGTATCTTACGCTGACTGTGCCAGACAGTGACAAAGTGTATCTGCATGGTAAATCATTTACGGGTAAAACAAGCTGGTGGGACAGTAACGATGGCACCAATTTTTATGTCGGCAAACAATTAGGGAAAAAGGAAAAAGGGTATATAAGTGTCATAGATCAGGGCTTACCTTTATTCATCAAAAACAGCTTGGATGATTTCTTTCCTAAAATGATGTCAATGCTTGAACATGATTATGGCAAACTCATCAGCACGCCTATGCTTTTTGCTTCTTTTGGCAAAACCTCTCAATCAAATTACGGTCGACAGGGCGGTGTTCTACCTCATCAAGTTTTTATGCACTGGTATGGAAACATACCAAGTTTGGACAAAAACGATCGTTTCGAAGTGACTTGGTTTTTCGCCCATGAAGCAGCACATTTATATCAAGGACAAATTTCTGCACTTTCAGGAGAAGAAAATGCCTGGTTGCAGGAGGGGCATGCAGAGTATCTTGCCATGTTGTTGGTGCAACAGTTGATGCCAGATAGCGAAAGCCTAACTGCCCGTAAGCTAAATCAAGCCTCGACGCAATGTAAACAAAGTCTAGAAGAAGCAAGATTATCTCAAGCCGCGAAAACGTCTAATTATCAACTGTTTTATCAGTGTGGGTTATTCATTTTTGATTTCATCGCGAAGCACACACAACCAGGATATCAATTATCTGATATATGGCGGGATTTCATTAGCTCATCCAAAGGCGCCAATTTTAATGCGAAACAATCCTTTATGGAGTTAATCAAGAACAGGTTAGTGGAAGAGCGTTATGAGGAACTTGCGCCGTTAGTAAATTGACTGGTAAAACCAAGTGCATAAGTTTCTGCAATACGCCCTATATACTAGTTTGCCCTAATGAAACTATCCATAAAACGAATTGCTTAAATAACTCATTTACAGGCTATGACGCTTTGATTTCGAAATCATGGCTGATCTCCACTGTTTTATTAAGCATCAATGCAACGGAGCAATATTTGTCGGCAGACAAACTGACCGCACGGGCAACTTGTTTTTCATTAACATCACTACCTGTTACAACAAAATGTAAGTGAATTTTTGAAAATAATTTTGGCACAGAATCAACGCGTTCCGCTTCTATTTCTACTTCACATGCGGTGATATTTTGACGTGATTTTTGTAGGATACTGACTACATCTACCGAAGAGCAACCGCCCAGTGACAAGAGAACGTTTTCTAATGGGCTCGGAGCCAGCTTTCCGCCATTGGCATCTAATACAAGAGAGTGACCACTTTCTGAGGTAGCCAGAAACAATTCTTCGCCTACCCATTTTACGTTTGCTTTCATTTATCAGCCTTATTTATCTTTACTTCTAAATAGGCCATTTTAGCGGAGCAATAGCAGGGAGACTAGATCAATTTATGGAAGAGAGTGAATTTCTGTATCAAATAGGTTTTTAATCAAAGTGGCAAACTCAGTAATGAATGCTTGTTGCTTTTTAGTCACTTGGTTGTTTACAACGCCACTAAGGATCTCTTCAAGATCATAAACAATGGAGTCTACTTCTCTTATCACCATGTTTCTTTGGTTGAACGAGAGCAGTTCGTTTTGACCACATAATGTAATTATTTGTTCACTTAACTCTTGCTCAATAATTTCCATTACGGTTTCATCACCCATAGGCATCTCATCTGAATTTTCAAACAAACTCAGGTGCGCCGTTAGGTATTCAATAATATGAATATAACCGTCTGTGTCAGTTACCATAATTTTATGTACTTCTGTGTCCTAGTCGCTTCCTTACTTTACTCTTAATAACTATTTGAATTCAAGTAATACTAT
This window of the Thalassotalea atypica genome carries:
- a CDS encoding DUF3802 family protein, which codes for MVTDTDGYIHIIEYLTAHLSLFENSDEMPMGDETVMEIIEQELSEQIITLCGQNELLSFNQRNMVIREVDSIVYDLEEILSGVVNNQVTKKQQAFITEFATLIKNLFDTEIHSLP
- a CDS encoding phosphoribulokinase; the protein is MSSRNPIIAVTGSSGAGTSTTTESFEHIFRTLGITSAKVEGDSFHRFSRQEMDLEKRKARDDGKNISYFGDQANDFDALETLFNDYSETGKGKMRRYLHTFDEAVPYNQMPGTFTPWEDLGEGTDLLFYEGLHGGVVTEKNDVAKHVDLLIGMVPIVNLEWIQKIIRDTNQRGHSREAVTASIVRSMEDYISFITPQFSRTHVNFQRVPTVDTSNPFSAKAIPTLDESFVVIRFRDSTNVDFPYYLSMIDGAFMSRVNTLVVPGGKMGLAMELILTPLIRNLMNKKAEANKQIDWMSDL
- a CDS encoding OsmC family protein produces the protein MKANVKWVGEELFLATSESGHSLVLDANGGKLAPSPLENVLLSLGGCSSVDVVSILQKSRQNITACEVEIEAERVDSVPKLFSKIHLHFVVTGSDVNEKQVARAVSLSADKYCSVALMLNKTVEISHDFEIKAS
- the rplQ gene encoding 50S ribosomal protein L17, which produces MRHRKSGRQLNRNSSHRQAMFRNMASSLVKHGVIKTTVAKAKELRRVVEPLITLAKTDSVANRRLAFARTRDQEVVGILFNELGERYQERPGGYTRILKCGYRTGDKAPMAYVELVDRPAVEEAAEVVEEANTEA
- a CDS encoding DNA-directed RNA polymerase subunit alpha, with amino-acid sequence MQGSVTEFLRPRLVGIENVSTTRAKVTLEPLERGFGHTLGNALRRILLSSMPGCAVTEVEIDGVLHEYSSKEGVQEDIIEILLNLKGLAVGLEGKNEAVLTITKSGEGPVTAADIQHDGDVTIANPEHIICHLTGDGSISMRIKIEMGRGYVPASIRREAEDEDRAIGRLLVDASFSPVERIAYDVDSARVEQRTDLDKLVIDMETNGTLDPEEAIRRASTILAEQLDAFVELRDVTEVEQKEEKPLFDPILLRPVDDLELTVRSANCLKAEAIQYIGDLVQRAEVELLKTPNLGKKSLTEIKDVLASRGLSLGMRLENWPPESIADND
- the rpsD gene encoding 30S ribosomal protein S4, producing the protein MARYLGPKLKLSRREGTDLFLKSGVRAIDTKCKIETIPGQHGARRGRLSDYGVQLREKQKVRRIYGVLEKQFSNYYKAAARIKGNTGENLLQLLEQRLDNVVYRMGFASTRAEARQLVSHKAIVVNGGVVNIPSFNVKAEDVVSIREKSKTQARIIAALELAEQREKPVWVEVDNKKMEGVFKRVPDRSDLSAEINEQLIVELYSK